In a single window of the Nitrospirota bacterium genome:
- the pal gene encoding peptidoglycan-associated lipoprotein Pal, whose translation MNLRPYNRVSVVALGLCVLVTLGGCSKSVQVGTQDQAMVPGPKVDKQAEAPTVSAPKEEVRVTEQPVAEAPRAAAPAPAPVERPAEKVVEQPAAAAPSAASKLAELADVYFDYDKFSIRMDASPILDANARLLKTENGWKLVIAGHCDERGTSAYNLVLGERRAQAAKKYLADLGVPAAQMQVTSYGKEKPFCTEHSQECWQQNRRAHFSAQ comes from the coding sequence ATGAACTTACGACCATACAACCGTGTCAGTGTTGTGGCCCTGGGCCTGTGCGTCCTGGTGACGCTGGGCGGATGCAGCAAGAGCGTGCAAGTTGGGACGCAGGACCAGGCCATGGTGCCTGGCCCGAAGGTCGACAAACAGGCCGAAGCTCCGACTGTGTCTGCACCGAAGGAAGAGGTCCGTGTGACGGAGCAGCCGGTCGCCGAAGCGCCTCGTGCAGCCGCGCCGGCTCCAGCGCCGGTGGAACGGCCGGCCGAAAAGGTCGTCGAACAGCCGGCCGCAGCCGCTCCATCCGCAGCCTCCAAGCTGGCCGAATTGGCCGATGTGTACTTCGATTACGATAAGTTCTCGATCCGGATGGACGCCAGCCCGATCCTGGACGCCAATGCCCGTCTTCTCAAAACGGAAAACGGCTGGAAGCTCGTGATCGCCGGTCATTGCGACGAGCGCGGGACGTCGGCGTACAATCTGGTGCTGGGGGAGCGGCGGGCCCAGGCGGCCAAGAAGTATCTGGCGGACCTCGGCGTGCCCGCGGCCCAGATGCAAGTAACGAGCTACGGGAAAGAGAAACCGTTTTGCACCGAACACAGCCAGGAATGCTGGCAACAGAATCGGCGGGCGCATTTCTCAGCCCAGTGA
- a CDS encoding ABC transporter ATP-binding protein yields the protein MIDAQNITKRYGDHTAIERVTFSVNKGEVLAFLGPNGAGKTTTMRILTCFMPATEGTARVAGYDCFEQPLEVKRRIGYLPETPPVYQELTVAEYLTFTGRLKGMGRADLRRALDRTIERLSLGDVRHRLIANLSRGYKQRVGLAQALLHDPPVLILDEPTVGLDPKQIIEIRELIKSLAGSHTVILSTHILPEATAVCQRVVIISGGRIAAVDTPERLSARLRQSEKISVTVKAPPPDLADRFRSLPGVLSVFEPTDSGAFLLECELGRDLRDDIARLIVTQRWGLLELKAVSMTLEDVFLRLTQHEEGMPETGAVEAGRSQEASRA from the coding sequence ATGATCGACGCACAGAACATCACGAAGCGGTACGGCGACCACACGGCCATCGAGCGGGTGACCTTCTCGGTGAACAAGGGCGAGGTGCTGGCCTTTCTCGGGCCGAACGGCGCCGGCAAAACGACCACCATGCGCATCCTGACCTGCTTCATGCCGGCCACGGAAGGCACGGCGCGCGTGGCCGGCTACGACTGTTTCGAACAGCCGCTCGAGGTCAAGCGCCGCATCGGCTACCTGCCCGAGACCCCGCCGGTCTACCAGGAATTGACCGTCGCCGAATATCTGACATTTACGGGGCGGTTGAAAGGCATGGGCCGCGCCGACCTGCGCCGCGCGCTGGACCGCACGATCGAACGCCTGTCGCTGGGCGACGTGCGACACCGCCTCATCGCCAACCTGTCCCGCGGCTATAAGCAGCGGGTGGGCCTGGCCCAGGCGTTGCTGCACGATCCGCCGGTCTTGATTCTCGACGAGCCGACCGTCGGGCTGGACCCGAAGCAAATCATCGAAATTCGCGAATTGATCAAGAGCTTGGCCGGATCGCACACGGTGATTCTCAGCACGCACATCCTGCCGGAGGCCACCGCGGTCTGCCAGCGCGTCGTGATTATCAGCGGCGGGCGGATCGCGGCGGTGGATACGCCGGAACGGCTCTCGGCGCGGCTGCGCCAATCGGAGAAGATCAGCGTTACCGTCAAAGCGCCCCCACCGGATCTGGCCGACCGCTTCCGCTCGCTTCCCGGCGTGTTGAGCGTCTTCGAGCCGACGGACTCGGGCGCGTTCCTGCTGGAATGCGAACTGGGCCGCGACTTACGGGACGACATCGCCCGCCTGATCGTGACACAAAGATGGGGGCTGTTGGAGCTGAAAGCCGTGTCCATGACACTGGAAGACGTCTTCCTGCGCCTCACGCAGCACGAGGAAGGCATGCCGGAAACAGGCGCTGTGGAAGCCGGCAGGAGCCAGGAGGCCTCCCGCGCATGA
- a CDS encoding DUF4340 domain-containing protein, translated as MKSVWLTIAMVVLLVGLGAYVYFVELPSERTQTAAETQDKKLIPFEEQDITGLIVRTEVGEVVLAPDEKRAWKITAPMVADADSREVESLLRALVLGRISRVVEEQTAALGPFGLEKPATVLTLTAGSRQETLSVGDSGPISSTLYAMRASDKKVLLTSLAPKDVLNKTLLTLRKKEVLRMDQTKVDRLRLAYPANEMVLYRVRQADLPGPAAGNDKKSWKLRYPLEADADQAEVNSLLIKLENLKALGFVDPGPQHDALLRKLTKPDVKITVHADGTDQIVKLYQLDLTTGEAYAVTAQEAPLYRISPLAIKDLTKELFTLQDKRLLGVNMDDLAMLAVKTRDQRYTLINQNGDWVLEDQPAEKLEQEAADLFISRVVNLPAEIRVVKQAGPLAPYGLATPTAEFTATAKDGKQRGRLVLGTSSGGLVYAMGHLGLPGIFQARADLLSQIPAKADLKAKTRQVSGLPPEPGRK; from the coding sequence ATGAAGAGCGTCTGGCTCACAATTGCGATGGTAGTGCTGTTGGTCGGGCTGGGGGCCTACGTCTACTTCGTCGAACTCCCGTCGGAACGCACCCAGACCGCCGCCGAAACCCAGGACAAGAAGCTCATCCCCTTCGAGGAACAGGACATCACCGGGCTGATCGTCCGGACCGAGGTCGGCGAAGTCGTGCTGGCGCCGGATGAAAAACGCGCCTGGAAGATCACCGCCCCCATGGTCGCCGATGCCGATTCCCGCGAGGTCGAGTCTCTCCTGCGGGCCTTGGTGTTGGGAAGGATCTCCCGCGTGGTGGAAGAACAGACGGCGGCGCTGGGCCCATTCGGCCTGGAGAAACCGGCGACGGTCCTCACCCTCACCGCCGGCTCACGTCAGGAAACCTTGTCGGTCGGCGACAGCGGACCGATCTCCTCCACCCTCTACGCCATGCGAGCGTCGGACAAAAAAGTTCTGCTGACCAGCCTGGCGCCCAAGGACGTGCTGAACAAGACCCTGCTGACGCTCCGCAAGAAAGAAGTGCTGCGCATGGATCAGACCAAAGTGGACCGGCTGCGTCTGGCCTATCCGGCCAACGAGATGGTCTTGTACCGGGTGAGGCAAGCCGACCTGCCGGGCCCCGCAGCCGGCAATGACAAGAAATCCTGGAAGCTGCGCTACCCGCTCGAGGCCGACGCGGACCAAGCCGAGGTCAACAGCCTGCTGATCAAGCTGGAGAACCTGAAAGCGCTGGGGTTCGTGGATCCCGGCCCCCAACACGATGCCTTGCTGCGGAAACTGACGAAACCGGACGTAAAGATCACGGTGCATGCGGACGGAACGGACCAGATCGTAAAACTGTATCAACTGGACCTGACCACCGGCGAAGCCTATGCGGTGACGGCACAAGAGGCGCCGCTGTACCGGATTAGCCCGCTGGCGATCAAAGACCTCACCAAGGAGCTGTTCACGCTTCAGGATAAACGGCTGTTGGGCGTAAACATGGACGACCTGGCGATGCTGGCCGTGAAAACCAGAGACCAGCGGTACACATTGATCAATCAGAACGGCGACTGGGTGCTGGAAGATCAACCGGCCGAGAAACTGGAGCAGGAAGCGGCGGATTTATTCATCAGTCGCGTGGTGAATCTGCCGGCGGAAATCCGCGTCGTCAAGCAGGCAGGCCCCCTGGCTCCCTACGGTCTGGCCACGCCGACGGCCGAGTTCACGGCGACCGCCAAGGACGGGAAACAGCGGGGACGGCTGGTGCTCGGCACCAGCTCCGGCGGCCTCGTCTACGCCATGGGACACCTGGGACTCCCCGGCATTTTCCAGGCCCGGGCCGACCTGCTCTCGCAGATCCCCGCCAAAGCGGACCTCAAGGCCAAGACTCGGCAAGTCAGCGGCCTGCCTCCCGAGCCAGGCCGCAAGTAA
- a CDS encoding peptidoglycan-associated lipoprotein: MIRRGSCVNTWCACLGILLMMAGCSNKQVATSVQDQAFMSGSIGNSDEIRVTDFSGPVSTTASRGSDGAADAAASAMSAARAARLAAVSASLADVYFDYDRSTLNEEGRAKLEANARLLREEQDWQLVITGHCDERGSQDYNLVLGERRVQAVQRYLSDLGISMSKVQLASYGKEKPFCTKSNEDCWRQNRRAHFAMR, translated from the coding sequence ATGATACGAAGAGGCTCCTGTGTAAATACGTGGTGCGCTTGTCTAGGGATATTGCTCATGATGGCCGGGTGCAGCAACAAGCAGGTGGCGACATCGGTGCAAGATCAGGCGTTCATGTCCGGTTCCATCGGGAATTCGGACGAAATCCGTGTGACGGACTTCTCCGGCCCTGTGTCCACGACTGCGTCCAGAGGATCGGATGGCGCTGCTGACGCGGCCGCATCGGCCATGTCTGCGGCGCGGGCGGCCAGGTTGGCGGCGGTGTCCGCTTCCTTGGCGGATGTATACTTTGACTATGATCGGAGCACGCTCAACGAGGAAGGGCGGGCGAAGCTCGAGGCCAATGCCCGGCTGCTCAGGGAGGAGCAGGACTGGCAGTTGGTGATCACGGGCCATTGCGACGAACGGGGCAGTCAAGACTACAACTTGGTGTTGGGGGAGCGGCGCGTCCAGGCCGTTCAGCGCTATCTCTCCGACCTGGGAATTTCGATGTCCAAGGTGCAGCTGGCCAGCTATGGGAAGGAGAAACCTTTCTGCACCAAGTCAAACGAGGATTGCTGGAGGCAGAACCGACGGGCGCATTTCGCGATGCGCTAA
- a CDS encoding response regulator has product MATTTATQTATILVVDDEPAIQQLACRILTMHGYTTLDPRHAVHAIQLCKQHPEPIHLLLTDVLMPYLHGYDLATQARALRPDMRVLFMSGYEDSHLLGRVAPGEAIVLLQKPFSADDLLKKVREVLSAPAQP; this is encoded by the coding sequence ATGGCAACGACGACCGCGACTCAAACCGCCACTATCTTAGTCGTAGATGACGAGCCGGCCATCCAGCAACTCGCCTGCCGGATCCTCACCATGCACGGCTATACAACCCTGGACCCACGCCACGCCGTGCATGCCATCCAGCTCTGCAAACAGCATCCGGAGCCCATCCATCTCCTGCTCACGGACGTCTTGATGCCTTACCTGCACGGCTACGATCTCGCCACCCAGGCCCGGGCATTGCGCCCCGATATGCGCGTGCTCTTTATGTCCGGCTACGAGGATAGCCACCTGTTGGGCCGCGTGGCCCCGGGCGAAGCGATTGTCTTGCTTCAAAAACCGTTCAGCGCCGACGACCTCCTCAAGAAAGTCCGCGAGGTTCTCTCCGCCCCCGCTCAGCCGTAG
- a CDS encoding cytochrome c, with amino-acid sequence MRTALHKALPALFCLTFGFPDIVASAFAQDPPVAMGEATRGRVIFNGIGGCFNCHGNDGVITRLPRHSPKLADELARLAPPPADLRNPSRLKSQTDADRLRSIKFGHPGTAMFPKKFLSEREVADLLAYLATLREEAGGNDKAVP; translated from the coding sequence ATGAGAACAGCCCTCCATAAAGCCCTGCCCGCCCTCTTCTGTCTCACGTTTGGCTTTCCCGATATAGTGGCAAGCGCTTTCGCACAAGACCCGCCAGTCGCGATGGGCGAGGCAACCCGAGGCAGGGTCATTTTTAACGGCATCGGAGGCTGTTTCAATTGCCACGGGAACGACGGAGTCATCACTCGCCTGCCCCGGCACTCTCCTAAACTCGCAGACGAACTGGCTCGACTCGCTCCACCGCCGGCGGACTTGCGCAATCCGTCCCGTCTTAAGTCGCAGACCGATGCTGATCGACTCCGCTCGATCAAATTCGGCCATCCGGGGACCGCCATGTTTCCCAAGAAATTTCTTTCGGAGAGGGAAGTTGCCGATCTGTTGGCTTATTTGGCCACACTTCGAGAAGAGGCAGGCGGCAACGACAAGGCCGTTCCCTAG
- a CDS encoding ABC transporter permease, with product MGAVGAESRVHDTGRRLPAPHAARGRHAGNRRCGSRQEPGGLPRMTPVAAIVAKELRSYFVSPIVYVVGAVFLLIFGVLSYLAVVNAGAQAVRLMQIQGAAAQLNLNDLVFRPTFYSIAIILLLILPLLTMRLFAEERKLRTFELLMTSPIGINEMVVGKFLGAYAIFLGLLGLSGIVPVILSFYSSFDWNPVLTGYLGLALLGALFLATGVLASALTENQIVAAFLSFGLLILVWLLGGVGSVLGDTPLGNILSYLSFIEHYDRFVRGLVDTKDLVYYSSGMLLMLFLAHRVVESQRWK from the coding sequence ATGGGGGCTGTTGGAGCTGAAAGCCGTGTCCATGACACTGGAAGACGTCTTCCTGCGCCTCACGCAGCACGAGGAAGGCATGCCGGAAACAGGCGCTGTGGAAGCCGGCAGGAGCCAGGAGGCCTCCCGCGCATGACACCGGTCGCAGCCATCGTCGCCAAGGAATTGCGGTCCTACTTCGTCTCCCCGATCGTCTATGTCGTGGGCGCCGTGTTTTTGTTGATCTTCGGAGTCCTGTCCTATCTGGCGGTCGTCAACGCGGGAGCCCAGGCGGTGCGACTGATGCAGATACAGGGAGCCGCGGCTCAGCTCAATCTGAACGACCTGGTGTTCCGGCCGACGTTCTACAGCATTGCCATCATTCTCCTGCTGATCCTCCCACTCTTGACCATGCGGCTGTTCGCGGAGGAGCGCAAGCTGCGGACCTTCGAATTGCTGATGACTTCCCCGATCGGGATCAACGAAATGGTCGTGGGGAAATTTCTCGGCGCCTATGCCATCTTCCTGGGCCTGCTAGGCTTGAGCGGAATCGTCCCGGTGATCCTGTCGTTCTACAGCAGCTTCGACTGGAACCCGGTCCTGACGGGATACCTCGGTCTGGCCTTGCTCGGCGCTCTGTTTCTGGCCACCGGTGTCCTAGCCTCTGCCCTGACCGAAAACCAGATCGTCGCCGCTTTTCTGAGCTTCGGCCTGCTGATTCTGGTCTGGCTCCTGGGCGGAGTCGGCTCGGTCCTGGGTGATACGCCGTTGGGCAACATCCTGTCGTACCTCTCCTTCATCGAGCATTACGACCGATTCGTCCGCGGGCTGGTGGATACAAAAGACCTGGTCTACTATTCCAGCGGCATGCTCCTGATGCTGTTCCTGGCCCATCGCGTCGTGGAGTCGCAGCGTTGGAAATAA
- a CDS encoding mechanosensitive ion channel family protein, translating to MPFSGSTELIKFLAILGLFIATLAVAMTIRTLSFRTLVRWARATGTKADDIVAQNLRWPSIAWSVLIAMYIALDQAHLPPRPAALALKIVYGLLVLSVTAAVANISGTALRHTLQERHLPIPATGLSFTVFKVAIWTMGLLVLLGSLGVSVTPILTALGVGGLAVALALQETLSNFFAGIHLLLSRPIRVGDFVKLETAQEGYVVDIGWRSTKLRTLQQNIVVVPNSKMAQSILINYSMPEQCLAMPIPIGVSYDADPEQIERVLLEEARAAAGQVPGLLADPAPSVRFIPGFGDSSLNFTLTCHVREFEAQAAVQHELHKRILKRFRQEGIEIPFPHRTVHLVADAEAAPVSPLAPPHKGG from the coding sequence ATGCCATTTAGTGGATCGACGGAATTGATCAAGTTTTTGGCCATCCTGGGGCTCTTCATCGCGACCCTGGCGGTCGCCATGACGATCCGCACCCTGTCGTTCCGCACCCTGGTGCGCTGGGCGCGCGCCACCGGAACCAAGGCCGATGACATCGTTGCGCAAAATTTGCGATGGCCGTCCATCGCTTGGTCCGTGCTGATCGCCATGTACATCGCGCTGGATCAAGCGCACCTGCCGCCGCGCCCGGCGGCCCTCGCCCTCAAGATCGTCTACGGGCTGCTGGTCCTCTCGGTCACCGCCGCCGTGGCAAACATATCGGGGACGGCCCTGAGACATACGCTGCAGGAGCGCCACCTCCCGATCCCGGCCACCGGACTTTCCTTCACGGTCTTCAAGGTCGCGATCTGGACCATGGGGCTGCTGGTCCTGCTCGGCAGCTTGGGAGTCTCCGTCACCCCGATTCTGACGGCGCTGGGTGTGGGCGGGCTGGCCGTCGCCTTGGCGCTCCAGGAAACCCTGTCGAATTTCTTCGCCGGCATCCACTTACTGTTGTCGCGGCCGATCCGGGTCGGCGATTTCGTCAAACTGGAAACCGCTCAAGAAGGGTACGTGGTGGACATCGGCTGGCGCTCCACCAAGCTGCGCACGTTGCAGCAGAACATCGTCGTAGTCCCGAACAGCAAGATGGCCCAGTCCATTCTGATCAACTATTCGATGCCGGAGCAGTGCCTGGCCATGCCGATACCGATCGGTGTCAGTTACGATGCGGACCCTGAGCAGATCGAACGCGTGCTCTTGGAGGAAGCCCGCGCCGCAGCCGGTCAGGTCCCGGGATTGCTGGCAGACCCGGCTCCCAGCGTCCGGTTCATCCCGGGCTTCGGAGACTCCTCCCTGAATTTCACCCTGACCTGCCACGTACGGGAGTTCGAGGCCCAAGCGGCGGTCCAGCACGAACTCCACAAGCGCATCCTCAAACGATTCCGGCAAGAGGGCATCGAAATTCCGTTTCCGCACCGGACCGTCCACCTGGTCGCTGATGCGGAAGCCGCCCCCGTCAGTCCCCTAGCACCACCACATAAGGGCGGTTGA